The following proteins come from a genomic window of Heyndrickxia acidicola:
- a CDS encoding NUDIX hydrolase encodes MGYIEDLRKLIGHRPVILVGSVVVIVDEQDRVLLQERTFPRGKWGLPGGLMELGESTEDTARREVLEETGLIVEDLQLIHVFSGPEHFTKAANGDEFYVVTAAYYSKQYTGTLENRDKAETLTFRFFKPEEFPERMIGSHRMVLEEYLRQERAKG; translated from the coding sequence ATGGGATATATAGAAGATTTAAGAAAATTGATCGGACACCGCCCTGTCATACTGGTAGGATCTGTCGTAGTGATTGTAGATGAGCAGGACCGCGTTTTACTTCAGGAAAGAACTTTTCCACGGGGGAAGTGGGGGCTGCCGGGAGGCTTAATGGAGCTGGGCGAATCGACAGAAGACACCGCGAGAAGAGAGGTATTGGAGGAAACAGGACTGATCGTCGAGGATTTGCAGTTAATTCACGTTTTTTCGGGACCTGAACACTTTACAAAAGCGGCAAATGGAGATGAATTTTATGTTGTTACCGCAGCTTACTATTCAAAACAATATACCGGAACGCTGGAGAATCGCGATAAAGCGGAAACACTTACTTTTCGTTTCTTCAAGCCCGAGGAGTTTCCGGAACGGATGATAGGAAGCCATCGCATGGTGCTGGAGGAATATCTGAGACAGGAACGGGCAAAAGGATAA
- a CDS encoding DUF3231 family protein, producing the protein MNEKNEPLNAAELANMWTQYMNDTMAYCFLAHLLKHCKDAEVKKILEYARSISKFHIESITRILSDEKYPIPRGFSKEDVYMDAPPLFPDNLILIYLQVMSFHGLSGYALAAGTSIRSDQREHFAKCLKETTDLHDRVVGVLQEKGIISRPPHIPPSQTVDFIKDESYGTGWFGKKRPLNSLEISGLFYNMEKTVLKVMLDVGFGQVAHSKEVREYFMKGAKLCEKQLEIMSSILSKDFLSAPKYWQSEVTNSIVAPFSDKLMLYHVISLVSVAVAYYSAALSVGQRRDLTLAYTRMIADIGLFAEDGVQLMIKNGWLEEPPSVQDREALSKRD; encoded by the coding sequence ATGAATGAGAAAAATGAGCCCTTGAATGCTGCTGAGCTTGCGAATATGTGGACGCAATATATGAATGATACGATGGCATATTGCTTTTTAGCGCATCTTTTAAAGCACTGTAAAGATGCGGAGGTAAAAAAGATACTAGAATATGCAAGAAGCATCTCTAAGTTTCATATAGAAAGCATAACCAGAATTCTGTCAGATGAAAAGTACCCTATCCCCCGAGGATTTTCAAAAGAAGATGTCTATATGGACGCCCCTCCCCTTTTTCCAGATAATTTAATATTGATCTATCTTCAGGTCATGTCTTTTCATGGGCTGAGTGGTTATGCTCTTGCTGCAGGAACGTCCATCCGCTCCGACCAAAGGGAGCATTTTGCAAAATGCCTGAAAGAAACAACAGATTTGCATGACAGGGTTGTAGGAGTCCTGCAGGAGAAAGGGATTATCAGCCGGCCTCCCCATATCCCTCCATCCCAAACAGTCGATTTCATAAAAGACGAAAGCTATGGAACGGGCTGGTTTGGCAAGAAAAGACCGTTAAATTCACTGGAAATATCTGGACTTTTCTATAACATGGAGAAAACGGTGTTAAAGGTTATGCTTGATGTAGGCTTTGGCCAGGTAGCCCATTCAAAGGAAGTGCGGGAGTATTTTATGAAGGGTGCGAAGCTATGCGAAAAACAACTGGAAATCATGTCTTCGATCCTAAGCAAGGATTTTCTTTCTGCACCGAAATATTGGCAGTCTGAAGTAACCAATTCTATTGTTGCTCCATTTTCCGATAAGCTGATGCTTTACCATGTGATTTCTTTAGTTTCTGTAGCTGTTGCCTATTATAGTGCTGCATTATCCGTTGGGCAAAGACGAGATTTAACCCTCGCCTATACCCGAATGATTGCAGATATCGGTCTTTTTGCTGAGGATGGTGTCCAGCTTATGATTAAAAACGGCTGGCTTGAAGAGCCGCCATCTGTCCAGGACAGGGAGGCACTTTCTAAAAGGGATTAA